A DNA window from Daucus carota subsp. sativus chromosome 3, DH1 v3.0, whole genome shotgun sequence contains the following coding sequences:
- the LOC108214141 gene encoding chromatin modification-related protein EAF1 B isoform X4, whose amino-acid sequence MRRCSPELPGLVYAAIDSMGVVNHKGGVSTDLSPQQTVIEETKVALRKHYVCYEEARRQLEFLEQGGDPLDFRPGNAASHSVQSTSLTDQHPEQFVISEAKGSFALADSPPGDSVESSGRPEAPPTYEPNSADNLMLFDGENSIFKGERSLLRSNRDIVFPSEQSSQLDGSRNAKESGATVAFGLPKKAYRRRNRSRPSRDGGRSNSVDVVLSSSGHNMLPSRHVSRELKVLTADTDNQKDNVVCSNYNLKPTSPNHNKFSKAEPSKNHFDMEIGGGEAIQSYIVQSKGDPSNAQSDLNASTNMHDKKQNDLLESEAQITNKRKVISKPASYGESIQASLGGSRCDLSSVGAKVEDTCSLTAEIGGDKGPLNEFQNKNAVISTKSFDLGTCGNQSVFQLNGNVNSETCTNLKSVGSNGCTKEETVASETLNMEENGSLLKSVEPLDEKVSGSQSEANDPIAIEGKEQVGSTSLEDETIPSILLDSNPQPGNENTHTEIVNSSVNISVPENQDTEFLTKDSAISPEQQTCSEDLKLKLKAHEDSILEEARVVEAKRKRIAELSIHMLRRESRQKSHWDFVLEEMAWLANDFAQERLWKISAAAQIGRQATSAARLKFGGQDIHVRQKQVACCLAKAVKDFWCLVEEEGKKQELQNPVKDYGHTVQGYALRFLNCNNSPDRFVESKVATRPDSISSLQNMDMSWKDDLTEESLFYSVPAGAMEIYRNSIEAHILQLEKTGISIPEEVETSGYDALAEYGSRENAFEEDEGETNTYYLPGAFGNSKPSKLLQRKKKHLMKELAARPYEMGSDLPFVQSVENKAGNHHSVLIGKRASNAPNASIPTKRMRTASRQRVPSPFNAGTHGCLQAPSKGDASSGDTNSFHDEQNNLQGGSDVPHNMEVESVRNMDRQLPVDSSEVLHKPKKKKKAKNLGSTYEYNWRSDSSFHNEQRDNYKRRSESHHFESNGNSGLYGQHVGKKPKLIKQPLDNSFDNVNCSISSPVASQMSNISNPTKFIKMLGGRDRGRKTKGLKLQSASGQPGSGTSWSLFEDQALVVLVHDMGPNWDLVSDAFNSTLKFKCIFRKPKECKERHKVLMDSPAGEGADSADDSGSSQPYRSTLPGIPKGSARQLFQRLQGPMEEDTIKSHLEKIIAVGKKQHHKRAQDPRPLQQPHNSHTFALSQVCPNNLNGGPTLTPLDLCDATVSSPDVLSLGYQSPQSSGIPNSNQGSIAPMHPASGANLSAQAFAGAVPGSNLSSASSQISNSVRDVRSGIPRSASLSTDEQQRLQQYSQMVPGRNFQQSNIPVSGVHSGTDRGVRMLTSGNGVGIPSGLHRSIPVPRAGLQGIASSSMVGPGSMLSSGMMGMPNPVNIHSGPAAAQGNSMMRPRDPMHMMRPTQNVEHQRQMMIPELQMQVALGNSQGIPPFGGLSSSFPNQTTAPSVPSYPLNQQLHPISTQQSHMLTNSHHPHLQGPNLANNTQHQAYAIRVAKEKQRVLQQHQQQQFAPSNSLMPHVPGQPQQVSSPQNGSPSQSTPQVSMSPLTVSSSMSSMSSNPKKHHIPTHIVVRNPQGGGSGSINQASKQRQRQPQQQQVQQSGRHHPQQRHLSQSQNQAKITKGVGRGNLMHENLLTDNTVLNGPSTTPGSHIAEKGEENVQVIQGEELYSGSGLNSVQPQKQSAPSHFSPQPQAQQKQNQQTRAHSENSHQNHVPSVVAGPTSNSSQAVPSNQQQHKLSQPFSKIVNQTQSPVQILLHQNRQVNHDHANKLQARDVHISLEPASTVLRKASEHVSDSCSSNPVTAIGSADSPPLTNPPIEPLDQHGQGTEKIQSLVSLPHVAHDGDVQWSEEPSQLQPPPPLEQQPEELKQQSEEQSLILQGGGSSS is encoded by the exons ATGCGTAGATGTAGTCCAGAACTTCCTGGTTTAGTCTATGCTGCAATTGATTCTATGGGAGTTGTTAACCACAAGGGTGGTGTTAGTACAGATCTTTCTCCACAGCAAACTGTCATTGAGGAGACAAAAGTAGCACTGAG GAAGCATTATGTTTGTTACGAGGAAGCAAGAAGGCAATtggagtttcttgaacaa GGTGGAGATCCTCTGGACTTCAGACCTGGAAATGCTGCTTCACATAGTGTTCAGTCTACTTCCTTGACAGATCAACATCCTGAACAGTTCGTGATCAG TGAAGCAAAAGGTAGTTTTGCGTTGGCTGATTCACCGCCAGGAGATTCTGTTGAAAGCAGTGGTAGACCAGAAGCTCCTCCCACATATGAACCTAATAGCGCTGATAATCTTATGCTATTCGATGGGGAAAATAGTATTTTCAAAGGTGAAAGGAGCTTGTTGCGATCCAATAGGGATattgtctttccttctgaacAGTCTTCACAGTTGGATGGAAGTCGAAATGCCAAAGAATCAGGTGCTACTGTTGCATTTGGACTCCCAAAGAAAGCATATAGGCGACGGAACAGATCACGTCCAAGTCGTGATGGTGGTCGATCAAATTCTGTAGATGTAGTGCTGTCTTCTAGCGGTCATAACATGCTGCCTTCTCGTCATGTTTCTAGGGAGCTCAAAGTGTTGACAGCTGATACAGACAACCAGAAGGACAATGTAGTTTgttcaaattataatttgaaacctACAAGCCCAAATCATAATAAATTTTCCAAAGCTGAGCCATCCAAGAATCATTTCGATATGGAAATAGGTGGTGGAGAGGCTATTCAATCATATATTGTCCAGAGTAAGGGAGATCCGTCCAATGCCCAGTCAGATCTAAATGCTTCCACTAATATGCATGACAAGAAACAAAATGATCTTTTAGAATCTGAAGCTCAGATAACCAATAAGAGAAAAGTTATTTCGAAACCAGCATCTTATGGGGAAAGTATACAAGCATCTTTAGGCGGTTCACGATGTGATCTATCTTCTGTTGGAGCAAAGGTCGAAGATACATGTAGCCTAACAGCTGAGATTGGTGGTGATAAAGGCCCACTGaatgaatttcaaaataaaaatgcaGTAATTAGCACAAAGAGTTTTGATTTGGGAACATGTGGCAATCAGTCTGTTTTTCAGCTAAATGGGAATGTCAATAGTGAAACTTGTACGAACTTAAAAAGTGTGGGTTCTAATGGTTGTACAAAGGAAGAAACTGTAGCTTCCGAGACACTGAACATGGAAG AAAATGGTTCTTTGCTTAAAAGCGTGGAACCATTGGATGAAAAAGTATCCGGTTCACAGAGTGAAGCTAATGATCCTATTGCCATCGAGGGGAAGGAACAAGTGGGAAGTACTTCTTTAGAAGATGAGACAATTCCCAGCATTCTGTTGGATTCTAATCCCCAGCCTGGAAATGAAAATACTCATACTGAAATAGTTAATAGTTCAGTGAATATCTCTGTTCCTGAGAATCAGGATACTGAGTTCTTAACAAAAGATTCTGCAATATCTCCTGAGCAACAAACTTGTTCTGAAGACTTGAAACTGAAACTGAAGGCGCATGAAGACTCTATTTTAGAAGAAGCACGCGTTGTAGAG GCTAAACGCAAGAGAATTGCTGAGTTATCTATTCATATGTTACGTCGGGAGAGTCGCCAAAAATCTCATTGGGATTTTGTCCTAGAGGAAATGGCATGGTTGGCTAACGATTTTGCACAG GAGCGCCTTTGGAAGATAAGTGCTGCTGCTCAAATAGGTCGTCAAGCTACTTCTGCTGCTCGATTAAAATTTGGAGGACAAGATATTCATGTGAGACAAAAACAAGTTGCTTGTTGCTTGGCAAAAGCTGTTAAGGATTtctggtgtttggttgag GAGGAGGGCAAAAAGCAGGAGCTGCAAAACCCTGTCAAAGATTATGGGCACACAGTCCAGGGATATGCATTGAGATTCCTTAACTGTAATAACTCACCTGATCGCTTTGTCGAATCCAAAGTGGCTACAAGGCCTGATAGCATATCCAGTTTGCAAAATATGGACATGTCATGGAAGGATGACTTAACAGAA GAAAGCCTCTTCTATTCAGTTCCTGCTGGTGCAATGGAAATCTACAGGAATTCTATTGAAGCACACATACTGCAGCTGGAG AAAACTGGCATTTCCATCCCTGAAGAAGTGGAGACATCTGGTTATGATGCTTTAGCAG AGTATGGTTCTCGTGAGAATGCATTTGAAGAGGATGAAGGAGAGACAAACACATATTATTTGCCTGGGGCTTTTGGGAACAGCAAGCCATCTAAACTGTTGCAGAGAAAAAAGAAACATttgatgaaagaattggcagcAAGACCTTACGAAATGGGATCTGATTTACCATTTGTGCAATCTGTCGAAAATAAAGCTGGCAATCATCATTCTGTTTTGATAGGAAAAAGGGCCTCCAACGCACCTAATGCTTCAATTCCAACAAAGCGTATGCGCACTGCATCCCGGCAAAGAGTTCCAAGTCCTTTTAACGCAGGAACTCATGGCTGTCTTCAGGCACCAAGCAAGGGTGATGCATCTAGTGGTGATACGAACTCTTTTCATGATGAACAGAATAATTTGCAGGGTGGGTCTGATGTTCCACATAATATGGAGGTTGAGTCTGTACGTAACATGGACCGGCAACTACCCGTCGACTCCTCGGAAGTATTACATAAacctaaaaagaaaaagaaggcaAAGAATTTG GGTTCGACTTATGAGTACAATTGGCGATCTGATTCCAGTTTTCATAATGAGCAG AGAGATAATTATAAAAGGAGATCGGAGAGCCATCATTTTGAGTCAAATGGAAACAGTG GTTTATATGGTCAACATGTTGGGAAAAAACCTAAGCTAATTAAACAGCCACTGGATAATTCATTTGACAACGTGAATTGCTCGATCTCTTCCCCAGTGGCTTCCCAAATGAGCAACATCTCCAACCCCACTAAGTTTATCAAAATGCTTGGTGGACGAGATCGGGGCAGGAAAACAAAAGGGCTCAAG TTGCAGTCAGCATCTGGACAGCCGGGTTCAGGAACTTCATGGTCACTGTTTGAGGACCAG GCTCTTGTTGTTCTTGTTCATGATATGGGTCCGAACTGGGATCTCGTCAGTGATGCTTTCAATAGCACTCTGAAATTTAAG TGCATATTCCGCAAGCCTAAAGAATGCAAGGAGCGTCATAAAGTTTTAATGGATAGCCCTGCTGGTGAGGGCGCAGATAGTGCTGACGATTCAGGGTCATCTCAACCGTATCGGTCTACGTTACCTGGCATTCCGAAG GGTAGTGCGAGACAGTTGTTTCAACGTTTGCAGGGGCCAATGGAAGAGGATACAATCaaatcacatttagaaaaaattatagcCGTTGGAAAGAAACAGCATCATAAGAGGGCACAG GATCCAAGACCCCTCCAGCAGCCTCACAATTCTCATACATTTGCACTCTCTCAAGTCTGCCCAAATAACTTGAATGGAGGGCCTACCCTTAC GCCCCTTGATCTTTGTGATGCAACTGTATCTAGTCCAGATGTTCTTTCCCTTGGCTATCAAAGCCCCCAAAGTAGTGGGATACCAAATTCAAATCAGGGCAGTATTGCACCAATGCATCCTGCTTCTGGTGCCAATCTTTCGGCACAAGCATTCGCTGGTGCTGTTCCTGGCAGTAATCTTTCGTCGGCTTCTAGTCAAATCAGTAATTCTGTCAG GGATGTTAGATCTGGCATCCCAAGATCTGCATCTTTATCAACTGATGAACAGCAAAGACTACAGCAGTACAGCCAAATGGTGCCTGGTAGAAACTTCCAACAGTCCAATATTCCTGTTTCTGGAGTTCATTCAGGAACTGATCGAGGTGTTCGCATGTTAACTAGTGGAAATGGTGTGGGAATTCCTAGTGGACTGCATAGAAGCATACCTGTGCCAAGAGCAGGACTCCAAGGTATTGCCTCGTCATCCATGGTTGGTCCTGGTAGCATGCTTTCCTCTGGTATGATGGGAATGCCTAACCCTGTTAACATTCACTCTGGTCCTGCTGCTGCTCAAGGAAACTCCATGATGAGACCTCGTGATCCTATGCATATGATGCGG CCCACTCAGAATGTGGAACATCAAAGACAGATGATGATTCCCGAGCTACAGATGCAGGTTGCACTAGGAAATAGCCAAGGAATCCCTCCATTTGGTGGATTAAGTTCCTCCTTTCCTAACCAGACAACTGCCCCCTCTGTTCCGTCATACCCACTCAACCAGCAGCTGCATCCAATTTCAACCCAGCAGTCCCACATGCTCACTAATTCTCATCATCCGCATCTTCAAGGACCAAACCTTGCAAACAATACTCAGCATCAAGCCTATGCCATTCGTGTAGCTAAAGAGAAGCAGCGTGTATTGCAGCAACATCAGCAGCAACAATTTGCACCATCCAATTCTTTGATGCCACATGTTCCAGGACAACCTCAGCAAGTTTCATCTCCACAAAATGGTTCCCCGTCACAAAGTACTCCGCAGGTATCAATGTCACCATTGACAGTGTCATCCTCAATGAGTTCAATGTCTTCGAATCCGAAGAAGCATCACATTCCAACACATATTGTTGTGCGGAATCCACAAGGTGGTGGCAGTGGTTCAATCAACCAGGCAAGCAAGCAGCGGCAGCGGCAACCTCAGCAACAGCAAGTCCAACAATCTGGTAGGCATCACCCCCAGCAGCGGCATCTGTCACAGTCGCAAAATCAGGCTAAAATTACAAAAGGTGTAGGGAGAGGGAACCTGATGCATGAGAATCTTCTGACAGATAACACTGTTCTGAATGGCCCGTCAACTACTCCTGGGAGCCATATTGCAGAGAAAGGAGAGGAGAATGTGCAGGTGATCCAAGGGGAAGAATTGTATTCCGGGTCAGGATTAAATTCTGTTCAGCCTCAGAAGCAGTCAGCACCATCCCATTTTTCTCCTCAACCTCAGGCCCAGCAAAAGCAAAACCAACAAACTCGTGCACATTCTGAAAATAGCCATCAAAATCATGTTCCATCAGTCGTAGCTGGTCCAACATCTAATTCTAGTCAGGCTGTTCCATCAAACCAGCAGCAGCATAAATTGTCGCAGCCATTCTCGAAGATTGTAAATCAAACTCAGTCTCC
- the LOC108214141 gene encoding chromatin modification-related protein EAF1 B isoform X1, which produces MRRCSPELPGLVYAAIDSMGVVNHKGGVSTDLSPQQTVIEETKVALRKHYVCYEEARRQLEFLEQGGDPLDFRPGNAASHSVQSTSLTDQHPEQFVISEAKGSFALADSPPGDSVESSGRPEAPPTYEPNSADNLMLFDGENSIFKGERSLLRSNRDIVFPSEQSSQLDGSRNAKESGATVAFGLPKKAYRRRNRSRPSRDGGRSNSVDVVLSSSGHNMLPSRHVSRELKVLTADTDNQKDNVVCSNYNLKPTSPNHNKFSKAEPSKNHFDMEIGGGEAIQSYIVQSKGDPSNAQSDLNASTNMHDKKQNDLLESEAQITNKRKVISKPASYGESIQASLGGSRCDLSSVGAKVEDTCSLTAEIGGDKGPLNEFQNKNAVISTKSFDLGTCGNQSVFQLNGNVNSETCTNLKSVGSNGCTKEETVASETLNMEGNKLAQDVTETKLDDMYAIDSDNNLLHDHQENGSLLKSVEPLDEKVSGSQSEANDPIAIEGKEQVGSTSLEDETIPSILLDSNPQPGNENTHTEIVNSSVNISVPENQDTEFLTKDSAISPEQQTCSEDLKLKLKAHEDSILEEARVVEAKRKRIAELSIHMLRRESRQKSHWDFVLEEMAWLANDFAQERLWKISAAAQIGRQATSAARLKFGGQDIHVRQKQVACCLAKAVKDFWCLVEEEGKKQELQNPVKDYGHTVQGYALRFLNCNNSPDRFVESKVATRPDSISSLQNMDMSWKDDLTEESLFYSVPAGAMEIYRNSIEAHILQLEKTGISIPEEVETSGYDALAEYGSRENAFEEDEGETNTYYLPGAFGNSKPSKLLQRKKKHLMKELAARPYEMGSDLPFVQSVENKAGNHHSVLIGKRASNAPNASIPTKRMRTASRQRVPSPFNAGTHGCLQAPSKGDASSGDTNSFHDEQNNLQGGSDVPHNMEVESVRNMDRQLPVDSSEVLHKPKKKKKAKNLGSTYEYNWRSDSSFHNEQRDNYKRRSESHHFESNGNSGLYGQHVGKKPKLIKQPLDNSFDNVNCSISSPVASQMSNISNPTKFIKMLGGRDRGRKTKGLKLQSASGQPGSGTSWSLFEDQALVVLVHDMGPNWDLVSDAFNSTLKFKCIFRKPKECKERHKVLMDSPAGEGADSADDSGSSQPYRSTLPGIPKGSARQLFQRLQGPMEEDTIKSHLEKIIAVGKKQHHKRAQDPRPLQQPHNSHTFALSQVCPNNLNGGPTLTPLDLCDATVSSPDVLSLGYQSPQSSGIPNSNQGSIAPMHPASGANLSAQAFAGAVPGSNLSSASSQISNSVRDVRSGIPRSASLSTDEQQRLQQYSQMVPGRNFQQSNIPVSGVHSGTDRGVRMLTSGNGVGIPSGLHRSIPVPRAGLQGIASSSMVGPGSMLSSGMMGMPNPVNIHSGPAAAQGNSMMRPRDPMHMMRPTQNVEHQRQMMIPELQMQVALGNSQGIPPFGGLSSSFPNQTTAPSVPSYPLNQQLHPISTQQSHMLTNSHHPHLQGPNLANNTQHQAYAIRVAKEKQRVLQQHQQQQFAPSNSLMPHVPGQPQQVSSPQNGSPSQSTPQVSMSPLTVSSSMSSMSSNPKKHHIPTHIVVRNPQGGGSGSINQASKQRQRQPQQQQVQQSGRHHPQQRHLSQSQNQAKITKGVGRGNLMHENLLTDNTVLNGPSTTPGSHIAEKGEENVQVIQGEELYSGSGLNSVQPQKQSAPSHFSPQPQAQQKQNQQTRAHSENSHQNHVPSVVAGPTSNSSQAVPSNQQQHKLSQPFSKIVNQTQSPVQILLHQNRQVNHDHANKLQARDVHISLEPASTVLRKASEHVSDSCSSNPVTAIGSADSPPLTNPPIEPLDQHGQGTEKIQSLVSLPHVAHDGDVQWSEEPSQLQPPPPLEQQPEELKQQSEEQSLILQGGGSSS; this is translated from the exons ATGCGTAGATGTAGTCCAGAACTTCCTGGTTTAGTCTATGCTGCAATTGATTCTATGGGAGTTGTTAACCACAAGGGTGGTGTTAGTACAGATCTTTCTCCACAGCAAACTGTCATTGAGGAGACAAAAGTAGCACTGAG GAAGCATTATGTTTGTTACGAGGAAGCAAGAAGGCAATtggagtttcttgaacaa GGTGGAGATCCTCTGGACTTCAGACCTGGAAATGCTGCTTCACATAGTGTTCAGTCTACTTCCTTGACAGATCAACATCCTGAACAGTTCGTGATCAG TGAAGCAAAAGGTAGTTTTGCGTTGGCTGATTCACCGCCAGGAGATTCTGTTGAAAGCAGTGGTAGACCAGAAGCTCCTCCCACATATGAACCTAATAGCGCTGATAATCTTATGCTATTCGATGGGGAAAATAGTATTTTCAAAGGTGAAAGGAGCTTGTTGCGATCCAATAGGGATattgtctttccttctgaacAGTCTTCACAGTTGGATGGAAGTCGAAATGCCAAAGAATCAGGTGCTACTGTTGCATTTGGACTCCCAAAGAAAGCATATAGGCGACGGAACAGATCACGTCCAAGTCGTGATGGTGGTCGATCAAATTCTGTAGATGTAGTGCTGTCTTCTAGCGGTCATAACATGCTGCCTTCTCGTCATGTTTCTAGGGAGCTCAAAGTGTTGACAGCTGATACAGACAACCAGAAGGACAATGTAGTTTgttcaaattataatttgaaacctACAAGCCCAAATCATAATAAATTTTCCAAAGCTGAGCCATCCAAGAATCATTTCGATATGGAAATAGGTGGTGGAGAGGCTATTCAATCATATATTGTCCAGAGTAAGGGAGATCCGTCCAATGCCCAGTCAGATCTAAATGCTTCCACTAATATGCATGACAAGAAACAAAATGATCTTTTAGAATCTGAAGCTCAGATAACCAATAAGAGAAAAGTTATTTCGAAACCAGCATCTTATGGGGAAAGTATACAAGCATCTTTAGGCGGTTCACGATGTGATCTATCTTCTGTTGGAGCAAAGGTCGAAGATACATGTAGCCTAACAGCTGAGATTGGTGGTGATAAAGGCCCACTGaatgaatttcaaaataaaaatgcaGTAATTAGCACAAAGAGTTTTGATTTGGGAACATGTGGCAATCAGTCTGTTTTTCAGCTAAATGGGAATGTCAATAGTGAAACTTGTACGAACTTAAAAAGTGTGGGTTCTAATGGTTGTACAAAGGAAGAAACTGTAGCTTCCGAGACACTGAACATGGAAGGTAATAAATTAGCTCAAGATGTTACTGAGACAAAACTTGATGATATGTATGCTATTGATTCTGACAATAATTTGTTACATGACCACCAAGAAAATGGTTCTTTGCTTAAAAGCGTGGAACCATTGGATGAAAAAGTATCCGGTTCACAGAGTGAAGCTAATGATCCTATTGCCATCGAGGGGAAGGAACAAGTGGGAAGTACTTCTTTAGAAGATGAGACAATTCCCAGCATTCTGTTGGATTCTAATCCCCAGCCTGGAAATGAAAATACTCATACTGAAATAGTTAATAGTTCAGTGAATATCTCTGTTCCTGAGAATCAGGATACTGAGTTCTTAACAAAAGATTCTGCAATATCTCCTGAGCAACAAACTTGTTCTGAAGACTTGAAACTGAAACTGAAGGCGCATGAAGACTCTATTTTAGAAGAAGCACGCGTTGTAGAG GCTAAACGCAAGAGAATTGCTGAGTTATCTATTCATATGTTACGTCGGGAGAGTCGCCAAAAATCTCATTGGGATTTTGTCCTAGAGGAAATGGCATGGTTGGCTAACGATTTTGCACAG GAGCGCCTTTGGAAGATAAGTGCTGCTGCTCAAATAGGTCGTCAAGCTACTTCTGCTGCTCGATTAAAATTTGGAGGACAAGATATTCATGTGAGACAAAAACAAGTTGCTTGTTGCTTGGCAAAAGCTGTTAAGGATTtctggtgtttggttgag GAGGAGGGCAAAAAGCAGGAGCTGCAAAACCCTGTCAAAGATTATGGGCACACAGTCCAGGGATATGCATTGAGATTCCTTAACTGTAATAACTCACCTGATCGCTTTGTCGAATCCAAAGTGGCTACAAGGCCTGATAGCATATCCAGTTTGCAAAATATGGACATGTCATGGAAGGATGACTTAACAGAA GAAAGCCTCTTCTATTCAGTTCCTGCTGGTGCAATGGAAATCTACAGGAATTCTATTGAAGCACACATACTGCAGCTGGAG AAAACTGGCATTTCCATCCCTGAAGAAGTGGAGACATCTGGTTATGATGCTTTAGCAG AGTATGGTTCTCGTGAGAATGCATTTGAAGAGGATGAAGGAGAGACAAACACATATTATTTGCCTGGGGCTTTTGGGAACAGCAAGCCATCTAAACTGTTGCAGAGAAAAAAGAAACATttgatgaaagaattggcagcAAGACCTTACGAAATGGGATCTGATTTACCATTTGTGCAATCTGTCGAAAATAAAGCTGGCAATCATCATTCTGTTTTGATAGGAAAAAGGGCCTCCAACGCACCTAATGCTTCAATTCCAACAAAGCGTATGCGCACTGCATCCCGGCAAAGAGTTCCAAGTCCTTTTAACGCAGGAACTCATGGCTGTCTTCAGGCACCAAGCAAGGGTGATGCATCTAGTGGTGATACGAACTCTTTTCATGATGAACAGAATAATTTGCAGGGTGGGTCTGATGTTCCACATAATATGGAGGTTGAGTCTGTACGTAACATGGACCGGCAACTACCCGTCGACTCCTCGGAAGTATTACATAAacctaaaaagaaaaagaaggcaAAGAATTTG GGTTCGACTTATGAGTACAATTGGCGATCTGATTCCAGTTTTCATAATGAGCAG AGAGATAATTATAAAAGGAGATCGGAGAGCCATCATTTTGAGTCAAATGGAAACAGTG GTTTATATGGTCAACATGTTGGGAAAAAACCTAAGCTAATTAAACAGCCACTGGATAATTCATTTGACAACGTGAATTGCTCGATCTCTTCCCCAGTGGCTTCCCAAATGAGCAACATCTCCAACCCCACTAAGTTTATCAAAATGCTTGGTGGACGAGATCGGGGCAGGAAAACAAAAGGGCTCAAG TTGCAGTCAGCATCTGGACAGCCGGGTTCAGGAACTTCATGGTCACTGTTTGAGGACCAG GCTCTTGTTGTTCTTGTTCATGATATGGGTCCGAACTGGGATCTCGTCAGTGATGCTTTCAATAGCACTCTGAAATTTAAG TGCATATTCCGCAAGCCTAAAGAATGCAAGGAGCGTCATAAAGTTTTAATGGATAGCCCTGCTGGTGAGGGCGCAGATAGTGCTGACGATTCAGGGTCATCTCAACCGTATCGGTCTACGTTACCTGGCATTCCGAAG GGTAGTGCGAGACAGTTGTTTCAACGTTTGCAGGGGCCAATGGAAGAGGATACAATCaaatcacatttagaaaaaattatagcCGTTGGAAAGAAACAGCATCATAAGAGGGCACAG GATCCAAGACCCCTCCAGCAGCCTCACAATTCTCATACATTTGCACTCTCTCAAGTCTGCCCAAATAACTTGAATGGAGGGCCTACCCTTAC GCCCCTTGATCTTTGTGATGCAACTGTATCTAGTCCAGATGTTCTTTCCCTTGGCTATCAAAGCCCCCAAAGTAGTGGGATACCAAATTCAAATCAGGGCAGTATTGCACCAATGCATCCTGCTTCTGGTGCCAATCTTTCGGCACAAGCATTCGCTGGTGCTGTTCCTGGCAGTAATCTTTCGTCGGCTTCTAGTCAAATCAGTAATTCTGTCAG GGATGTTAGATCTGGCATCCCAAGATCTGCATCTTTATCAACTGATGAACAGCAAAGACTACAGCAGTACAGCCAAATGGTGCCTGGTAGAAACTTCCAACAGTCCAATATTCCTGTTTCTGGAGTTCATTCAGGAACTGATCGAGGTGTTCGCATGTTAACTAGTGGAAATGGTGTGGGAATTCCTAGTGGACTGCATAGAAGCATACCTGTGCCAAGAGCAGGACTCCAAGGTATTGCCTCGTCATCCATGGTTGGTCCTGGTAGCATGCTTTCCTCTGGTATGATGGGAATGCCTAACCCTGTTAACATTCACTCTGGTCCTGCTGCTGCTCAAGGAAACTCCATGATGAGACCTCGTGATCCTATGCATATGATGCGG CCCACTCAGAATGTGGAACATCAAAGACAGATGATGATTCCCGAGCTACAGATGCAGGTTGCACTAGGAAATAGCCAAGGAATCCCTCCATTTGGTGGATTAAGTTCCTCCTTTCCTAACCAGACAACTGCCCCCTCTGTTCCGTCATACCCACTCAACCAGCAGCTGCATCCAATTTCAACCCAGCAGTCCCACATGCTCACTAATTCTCATCATCCGCATCTTCAAGGACCAAACCTTGCAAACAATACTCAGCATCAAGCCTATGCCATTCGTGTAGCTAAAGAGAAGCAGCGTGTATTGCAGCAACATCAGCAGCAACAATTTGCACCATCCAATTCTTTGATGCCACATGTTCCAGGACAACCTCAGCAAGTTTCATCTCCACAAAATGGTTCCCCGTCACAAAGTACTCCGCAGGTATCAATGTCACCATTGACAGTGTCATCCTCAATGAGTTCAATGTCTTCGAATCCGAAGAAGCATCACATTCCAACACATATTGTTGTGCGGAATCCACAAGGTGGTGGCAGTGGTTCAATCAACCAGGCAAGCAAGCAGCGGCAGCGGCAACCTCAGCAACAGCAAGTCCAACAATCTGGTAGGCATCACCCCCAGCAGCGGCATCTGTCACAGTCGCAAAATCAGGCTAAAATTACAAAAGGTGTAGGGAGAGGGAACCTGATGCATGAGAATCTTCTGACAGATAACACTGTTCTGAATGGCCCGTCAACTACTCCTGGGAGCCATATTGCAGAGAAAGGAGAGGAGAATGTGCAGGTGATCCAAGGGGAAGAATTGTATTCCGGGTCAGGATTAAATTCTGTTCAGCCTCAGAAGCAGTCAGCACCATCCCATTTTTCTCCTCAACCTCAGGCCCAGCAAAAGCAAAACCAACAAACTCGTGCACATTCTGAAAATAGCCATCAAAATCATGTTCCATCAGTCGTAGCTGGTCCAACATCTAATTCTAGTCAGGCTGTTCCATCAAACCAGCAGCAGCATAAATTGTCGCAGCCATTCTCGAAGATTGTAAATCAAACTCAGTCTCC